In Desulfofustis limnaeus, the genomic stretch AGGCCAGGGCACAAGCTTTGTGCGCCGGGCGCATACCCACAGGATACGGTTTGCGAATCCGTTCAATGACTCCGACTCTGACAGCCGCGTAAGAAGCTCAAAAACGGTGATATGAGATACCCATCCGATATGCGCCCCGGTAGCTTTTACCTTGCTGGTCTTCGTCAATGGGTCAAGGTTTCCGGTGTCCCATACAGTGCGGATAATCATCGAAAGAACGTTCCCCTCGCGCTTCGTCTGCGTCATCACGCCGCCAAACTCTTCGTCGAGGACGAACAGCCGCTTATCTGAAACGCCGGGGTCAACCTCTATTAATTTGCCGGTTTTCCTGTCGGTGCCCCAGACAGCATCACGAACCGCCCAGACGATACCCTCGCCTGAACTGAACGGCCCCGGTGTTGTCCTGGCTCGGTCGCCAACGAGATTATCATCGTCAAGAAGAAGGGGCTCAAAGAGACGCTCCACGGGCTTTGCTGATGTGCCCTTCCGCGCCTTGCTCGATGCACCTACAAGGACCGCTGACAGATTGGCCCGGTGCTTTGTGTCTCCCACCCAGAGGATGGGGTTATTGACCTCAACGCCGAACCGGACAAGGAAGGTTGCCAGCACCGCCGCCGGGTCTGCCTCGCTGTTCTCTGTGGCGAACCTCACGAAACGGCCAGCGAAGCCGTGCAAAGCCTTATCATCGAGAACCGGCCATTCTATGATGGTGATATCATCTGCGTCATCATCTGCGGCAGCAGGTTCGACGGTTGCTTTTTTGCCCTGGTATGTCTCACCGCAGCGGGAAATCGCCTTTCCGATGGTAATAGCGCCGTATGTCTGTTCTCCGCGCAATTCATCCCATTTTGGCCGGTATAGATTTGACTGCCGGAATATCCTATCTATCTGTTTTGCGTCTTTGCTGGTCCAGAACGTCAGGATGCTGCACAGCGCAAGGTCGGCCTCGCTCGTTGTCTCGTAGCCGTAGATATTGCCGGAGAAAAGACGTTGAAACTTTTCGCCCTGCCTTGAGTTGGAGACTTTAACGCACAGGTCTTTGTCGGCCTGCGTCCATTCTGTATGATCGCTTTCGGGCTTTGCGGTCTGTTGTGTATCGGGGAACAGTTCTTGATAAAGCTGGTCAAGCTCGTTTTGCCGTTCTTTGATACCCTTATCAAGGTACACGTTACCGGTAATCGTCAAATACCAAACGCTTGAGTAAAACTCGATTCCCTTTTTCCGACGGTTGGCTGGTAACTTACCCTTGACGATGCCTCTAAGCCCCTCGTCGCTCGGTGATTTTTCTGTGTAAGAATCTAGACACCCAACGATATAATCAGCCCTTTTCTGAGCGGCAGCATCTATGAGACAATCATCTAGGTCGGCAAACGTAAACGGGTCATTCTCTGTGACACAGAAGCCGATACCGTCGAAGTCGCCTTCGTCGTCTTGATATGCTGCGACAACCTCGTCGTAACTAGACCAGTGCGCCGGGTTCGTCTTATCCGCCTTGTGACCATTGATCTGATATGGGGGCTTCGTCCACTTCCTGTTTTTGGGGTCCCAAGCTAGCCGCCAGCATATCCATTGCGGGAAATGCTTCAGGTCGTCGGGGATATTTTCAGGTATCACAGAAAGGCATGCTGGTTTCGGCGGTATCCCTGCTTGACTATTATCTTTCCCCATGTTATTTTACCATCATACGGTTGATATTTCGTGGTTCTTGAATAGCCGGGTTGTTCTCAGCAACTCGGCTATTCGCTTTTCTGACCAGCAATTCCAGCCAGACCCGCCAGCACACCCATTGCCACAGTCCGACGATGCTCTATATCCTAGCTAGGTCATTCTCTGGTAATTCCACTAGCCATCAATCACTTGTACGTCGCTTGGAGTATTCGAGAATAAAGTTGTCTCCTCAAAATCTTCAGGGGCAACTAGCGGCCACG encodes the following:
- a CDS encoding phage NrS-1 polymerase family protein, which gives rise to MGKDNSQAGIPPKPACLSVIPENIPDDLKHFPQWICWRLAWDPKNRKWTKPPYQINGHKADKTNPAHWSSYDEVVAAYQDDEGDFDGIGFCVTENDPFTFADLDDCLIDAAAQKRADYIVGCLDSYTEKSPSDEGLRGIVKGKLPANRRKKGIEFYSSVWYLTITGNVYLDKGIKERQNELDQLYQELFPDTQQTAKPESDHTEWTQADKDLCVKVSNSRQGEKFQRLFSGNIYGYETTSEADLALCSILTFWTSKDAKQIDRIFRQSNLYRPKWDELRGEQTYGAITIGKAISRCGETYQGKKATVEPAAADDDADDITIIEWPVLDDKALHGFAGRFVRFATENSEADPAAVLATFLVRFGVEVNNPILWVGDTKHRANLSAVLVGASSKARKGTSAKPVERLFEPLLLDDDNLVGDRARTTPGPFSSGEGIVWAVRDAVWGTDRKTGKLIEVDPGVSDKRLFVLDEEFGGVMTQTKREGNVLSMIIRTVWDTGNLDPLTKTSKVKATGAHIGWVSHITVFELLTRLSESESLNGFANRILWVCARRTKLVPWPAPMDRAMLGQYQHELSEILAAHRGTVEVRPDKEVLQAWSDKYYRQLTEERPGLAGCVVNRAESQVMRLAMVYSLLDKSHVIRLEHLEAAIAFWRYCEESALYIFDGRQGDGVAQRITEHLQDGPKTATEIHRLFSSHVTKERLKRALTELEGAGRIGTEKETTGGRPTTTYFLKDLSVKRVKSVETEEPGITGRDNILITLNTPGVKKIERTTSGNNGLHYAGVV